Proteins from one Anthonomus grandis grandis chromosome 8, icAntGran1.3, whole genome shotgun sequence genomic window:
- the LOC126739103 gene encoding uncharacterized protein LOC126739103: protein MVTTIYLICISSLIVSEITARPEAALPYFYNNPTDLRANNVPNFGNFQPSAAVSQHYLPSENFKSQQQTFSNVPIDSYGVPVASTFGQLQSTNILPNRNYGTPDLHLSGQSPVGAIRNQPTPLVNVQKHIYVHVPPPDVEEERIQRLQQQNLRQKHYKIIFVKVPSYPSTAQYLAQQQALQEEKTLIYVLVKKPEDLEEIRANQISSTPVNKPEVYFIKYRAKAQQNRGQISENQGNTFQKQSDDSVVVDSADKGQQTNFLGQGGGYNYNRPSAILK, encoded by the exons ATGGTGAcgacaatttatttaata TGTATTTCTTCTCTGATCGTATCAGAAATCACTGCAAGGCCAGAGGCAGCCTTGCCATACTTCTATAACAATCCCACAGACTTAAGAGCCAACAATGTTCCGAACTTCGGTAATTTTCAACCATCGGCTGCTGTAAGTCAACATTACCTGCCATCGGAAAACTTTAAAAGTCAACAACAAACTTTCAGCAATGTACCTATAGACTCATATGGTGTTCCAGTGGCCAGTACTTTTGGACAGTTACAAAGTACTAATATCTTACCGAATAG AAATTATGGTACTCCAGATCTGCATCTCTCTGGCCAATCACCCGTTGGTGCAATCAGAAATCAGCCAACGCCATTGGTAAATGTACAGAAACATATCTACGTTCACGTACCACCACCAGATGTTGAAGAGGAAAGAATTCAGAGA cttcaacaacaaaatttaagacaaaaacaCTACAAAATTATCTTCGTCAAAGTGCCTTCATACCCGTCTACAGCCCAATACCTAGCGCAACAACAAGCTCTTCAAGAAGAAAAAACCCTGATCTACGTCCTCGTAAAAAAACCGGAAGATTTAGAAGAAATTAGGGCCAACCAGATTTCAAGCACACCAGTGAACAAACCGGAAGTCTATTTTATCAAATACCGGGCAAAGGCTCAACAAAACAGAGGACAAATCAGTGAAAATCAAGGAAATACTTTTCAGAAGCAAAGCGACGACTCTGTGGTGGTTGACAGTGCCGATAAAGGGCAACAGACCAATTTCCTTGGTCAAGGAGGGGGATATAATTACAACAGACCATCTGCAATACTAAAATAG
- the LOC126739095 gene encoding corneodesmosin-like — protein MRKFLIISALVALSNARPEPPSAGYSYPVPSGPTLSLPGPSIGGSHGISSISLGTGSSSGGHDISHISLTTSGGGGSYGGSSLSLGGHSSSLSLGGHGSSLSLGGHGSSLSLGGHGSSLGGLGGHGSSLGSLTSHGSGHGSSFASSGGFSSSSFSSGSHGSGSLLSAGGLGSFGGSSLLSGGHGSSFGSGSSFGGSSSSLSGSSGSFGASSGSFGGFGGSSSLGGGSTLVQKHIYVHVPPPEPEDLRPQRVIPVAPAQKHYKIIFIKAPSAPSPTVPAIPLQPQHEEKTLVYVLVKKPEEAPELSIPAPVPTQPSKPEVYFIRYKTQKEHSAAGISGGASLSSGSSFSGASLSSASLGGASLSGASLGGAIDDSSLALASGGISGGSLSGGLGSFSSSHGSSSSSSFVSSGSSSGGSGLSTSYGPPGHVPGPY, from the exons atgagaaaatttttg ATTATCTCCGCCTTAGTAGCACTATCAAACGCCCGGCCAGAACCACCATCCGCCGGCTACAGTTACCCAGTACCTTCAGGGCCAACCCTCTCCCTCCCAGGACCTAGTATTGGTGGCTCCCATGGCATATCAAGCATCAGTTTGGGCACCGGAAGTTCTAGCGGCGGTCATGACATTAGCCACATTAGCCTTACCACATCTGGAGGCGGCGGCAGCTACGGAGGCAGCAGCCTAAGCTTAGGAGGGCACAGCAGCAGCCTTAGTCTAGGAGGCCACGGCAGCAGCCTTAGCTTAGGAGGCCACGGCAGCAGCCTTAGCTTAGGAGGACACGGCAGCAGTCTCGGTGGTTTAGGAGGCCACGGAAGCAGCCTTGGTAGTTTGACAAGCCACGGAAGCGGTCACGGAAGCTCTTTTGCCAGCTCAGGAGGATTTAGCAGTAGTAGTTTCAGTTCCGGTAGTCACGGTAGCGGATCACTGCTGTCTGCGGGAGGATTAGGTTCTTTTGGAGGCTCCTCGCTGCTTTCTGGTGGACACGGATCGTCCTTCGGGTCCGGTAGTTCATTTGGAGGTTCCAGTTCATCATTAAGTGGATCTAGTGGCTCATTTGGTGCATCTAGCGGCTCATTTGGAGGCTTTGGGGGTTCCTCATCCCTCGGGGGTGGGTCTACCCTAGTCCAAAAGCACATCTACGTGCACGTACCACCACCAGAACCAGAAGACTTAAGACCACAACGTGTTATTCCCGTAGCTCCCGCTCAGAAGCACTACAAGATCATTTTCATTAAAGCTCCATCTGCACCCTCACCAACCGTCCCAGCTATTCCTTTGCAACCTCAACACGAAGAGAAGACTTTGGTCTACGTACTCGTCAAGAAACCTGAGGAAGCACCAGAACTATCTATTCCCGCTCCAGTGCCTACGCAACCAAGTAAACCAGAAGTATACTTCATCCGTTATAAGACTCAAAAAGAACATTCTGCTGCTGGTATTAGTGGTGGTGCCTCTCTCTCATCTGGCTCGAGTTTCTCAGGTGCCTCTCTATCGAGCGCCTCTCTAGGTGGTGCGTCTCTATCAGGTGCGTCCCTAGGAGGTGCTATTGATGACAGTTCACTAGCTTTGGCTTCTGGTGGTATTAGCGGAGGATCTCTATCTGGAGGCTTAGGATCATTCTCTTCATCTCATGGATCTAGTTCCAGTAGCTCTTTTGTATCATCTGGCTCCTCGTCTGGTGGTAGCGGTTTGAGCACCTCCTACGGACCCCCCGGACACGTGCCCGGgccctattaa